Proteins co-encoded in one Montipora capricornis isolate CH-2021 chromosome 12, ASM3666992v2, whole genome shotgun sequence genomic window:
- the LOC138025761 gene encoding putative diacyglycerol O-acyltransferase Rv1760 → MEENSDPTDRVESPLREISTWFATVWHIALCLLCYALFLVALIPMLPFIAVFNILRVTERVLVKMTSGQIALTGIDALGVPCTDENHVIINVLHCFENKGCLDEAINNFRQAILERLVNAKKADGELVYPRVRWYVRPGRFQYFFQEDQSFKIENHVFKWEGEVPRSKDELEAIVSKLNNEPFSAGRSPWYYCCVPTCFGDNDIAVVFRIKHYVADGISVSKYIAYNFPDQKGFLATPQKFSTTERTLLLAKGLLLAPMYLFKLILASADQSILHGPQLCGVKKVAWHKAVELKLIKEIKTVTGTTVNDVLTSCISLALRRYFQKKGDKHPADFTASVAADIRLTPASLEELSFENKFSFVFPKLPVATEGAEKQLYEAKARMDKVKFSGDPWASYVVLLTSHYLFPEFLSTKVNSFCMNKASCILSNVPGPQHEVSVKGIRMKSVTFWPPNFGNIAVTISICSFDGQVFVGVQGDACVLSDPGVIIEEFGNAVHEMARCVLRSNGSISN, encoded by the coding sequence ATGGAAGAAAACAGTGATCCAACCGATCGAGTGGAGAGCCCCTTGAGAGAAATCTCCACGTGGTTTGCAACGGTTTGGCATATTGCACTGTGCCTGTTGTGCTATGCACTCTTTCTTGTTGCCTTAATTCCCATGCTTCCGTTCATAGCAGTTTTCAACATCTTAAGGGTGACTGAGCGTGTGTTAGTGAAGATGACTTCTGGTCAAATAGCCTTGACCGGCATTGATGCACTAGGTGTGCCATGCACCGATGAGAACCATGTTATTATCAACGTGTTGCACTGCTTTGAAAACAAAGGCTGCCTTGACGAAGCAATTAACAACTTCCGTCAAGCCATTTTAGAACGTCTGGTCAATGCAAAGAAAGCCGATGGAGAATTAGTTTATCCCAGAGTTCGTTGGTATGTACGACCTGGCAGGTTCCAGTACTTTTTCCAAGAAGACCAATCCTTCAAGATTGAAAATCACGTATTTAAATGGGAAGGGGAGGTACCCCGTTCAAAAGATGAATTAGAAGCGATCGTATCTAAGTTGAATAATGAACCTTTCTCTGCAGGAAGATCTCCTTGGTATTACTGCTGTGTTCCGACGTGCTTTGGTGACAATGATATTGCAGTAGTGTTTAGAATTAAGCATTATGTAGCTGATGgaatttctgtttcaaagtaCATCGCTTATAATTTCCCAGATCAAAAAGGGTTCTTAGCAACACCTCAAAAGTTCTCAACCACAGAAAGAACACTTCTCTTGGCAAAAGGACTGCTGTTGGCACCAATGTACTTATTTAAGTTAATACTCGCATCTGCTGATCAATCCATTTTACACGGTCCACAACTATGTGGAGTAAAAAAGGTTGCGTGGCATAAAGCAGTTGAACTTAAATTGATAAAAGAGATCAAGACAGTTACCGGTACAACTGTGAATGATGTGTTAACGTCTTGCATTTCTCTGGCTCTAAGAAGGTACTTCCAGAAAAAAGGTGATAAGCATCCAGCTGACTTCACTGCAAGTGTCGCTGCGGACATTCGCCTAACACCAGCTTCACTTGAGGAACTTTCCtttgaaaataagttttcctttgttttcccCAAACTACCAGTGGCTACTGAAGGCGCTGAAAAGCAATTGTATGAGGCAAAAGCTCGCATGGATAAAGTGAAATTTTCTGGTGATCCATGGGCCTCATATGTCGTTCTTTTGACCTCACACTACCTTTTCCCCGAATTTTTGAGTACTAAGGTCAATTCATTTTGTATGAATAAGGCAAGTTGTATCCTTTCGAATGTACCTGGCCCACAACACGAGGTCTCTGTCAAAGGCATCCGTATGAAATCCGTTACATTTTGGCCTCCGAACTTTGGTAATATTGCAGTGACAATATCCATTTGCTCATTTGACGGCCAAGTTTTTGTTGGAGTTCAAGGCGATGCCTGTGTTCTGTCAGATCCTGGAGTGATTATAGAGGAGTTTGGAAATGCTGTGCATGAGATGGCCAGATGCGTTCTTCGTAGCAACGGCAGTATCAGCAATTGA